The genomic region GCGCCGCGCCTTCTGCCGGCGTACGCGCGCCTGGGCCGCTTCGACGAGATCCTCCTCGCAGTGCGCGAGCTCTCGGCGCGGGACCGCGGCGCGGCACGCACGCTCTACCCGCTCGCCGTCTCCTGCCTCGGCGCCGCGGGCGAGCTGGCGCGCATGGAGGACGCCGTCCTAGAAATGGGCCGCCTTGGCCTCCGCGTCGACTCCGCGACCGGGGACGCCTTCGTCCGGGCCTACGCGGCCGCCGGAACCATCCCGCAGATGGAGGCGGCCTACCGCCGGCACAGGAAGTCCGGGCTGCTCATCACCCGTGGCGCCATCCGCGCCGTCGCGTCCGCGTACATCTCCCGACAGAAGTACTACAGGCTCGGCGCGTTCGCGGCGGACGCCGGCCTCCGCCGGCGCGACGTCGGCAACCTGCTCTGGAACCTCTACCTCCTCTCCTCCGCGGCCAACTTCAAGATGAAGTCCCTGCAGCGCGCGTTCCTGGAGATGGTGGCCGCCGGGTTTCGGCCGGACCTCACCACCTTCAACATCCGCGCCGCGGCCTTCTCCAAGATGTGCATGTTCTGGGACCTCCACCTCAGCGCCGACCACATGCACCGCGACGGCGTCGCGCCGGACCTCGTCACTCACGGCTGCTTCGTCGACGCCTACCTCGAGCGCCGCCTCGCGCGGAACCTCACGTTCGCGTTCGACCGCCTCGACGGCGACGCCAAGCCCGTCGTGGCTACGGACCCCATCGTGTTCGAGGCGTTCGGCAAGGGCGGCTTCCACGCCAGCTCCGAGGTGCTGCTGGAGACCGCCGGCGGGAAGGGGCGCTGGACGTACTACAAGCTGCTCGGCGTCTACCTCAGGAAGCAGCATAGGAGAAACCAAGTTTTCTGGAACTACTGATGCTAATCAGTTCAGCGACTAGGGTAGTGCTTACATTGTAATTTTTAGTGATTAAAATGTGCTTGCCATTGCCAGCAACTCCATATATCTAGGAGCTTGCAACAGACATACCAAGACTGGAAGATGATTTATACTCGCATCAATAGTTCTGTGCACTGATTCTGAAATGGTGGTGGCTAGGCCCATGAGGCCGAACTCGTTGTCCATGTGCACCTCGTCGGTGATGTCGAGGAACGGGTACGCCGGCAGAAGGCACGGCGCCACGGCGGGCAGGCACGGCGCGACGGAGCTGTGCAGGAGCTGCGCCCAGAGGGACCGGGCCTCCGCGAAGTCCCCGGCCTCGGCGCACGCGACCATGAGGGCCGCCGCCGCGTCCGTGGCGTCCGGAGCGGCAGCTCTTAGACGGGGCACGGCAGCGGCACGCCGAGGCGGAGTCTGCGCGCGCGTCGAGACCTGGCGAGCGGAGGACGGAGCAAGACGACGGTGGCTGCTAGGGTGCGTGCCTGGTAGCGAGAATAGGGAGAAGGAGAAGGATAACGGATGTAGAGACGACGTTAGTATCAATGGTTTAATCATAGACGTTACCTTGTAATGGCGTGGTCATGTTCATTTTGGAGTGTGGGTAGTCCCCTAGTTTTTTATAACAGCGAATCCCTCGCCTACGCCTCCAAATCGTCGAAGCCGCACCTGAGGACTTCTATAATGGCAAATTTCTCGCGGCGGCACGGTGGCCAGGAACACCTTGCCGGCCTGGGTGCTGAGGAACACGCGGGCGGACCCGTCCGGGTGCGCCGCCATGTTGAGGTAGGAGCCGTTGCCGACGCGCTCCAGGAACATGCTGCGGAGCGGCAGCGCCGCCGGGCGGGTGGAGTTgaacgccgcgccgccgccgtccaGGCACGGCGACCTGCCGGCGCCGCCCAGCGAGCCGCAGAACTCGCCCGCGGACTGCCACAGGGTAACGGATGTAGAGACGACGTGAGTATCACTGGTTTAATCATAGACGTTACCTTGTAATGGCGTGATCATGTTCATTTTGGAGTGTGGGTAGTCCCCTAGTTTTTTATAACAGCGAATCTCTCGTCTACGCCTCCAAATCGTCGAAGCCGCACCTAAGGACCTCCATAATGGCAAATTTCTCTCTATCAGTGGAGCAACCACGGAGGCTGTCGGAGGACCTCCACTGTTACATACGTACTACTTGGCAGGCTGAAGCCCCAAGTTTCCTGCGCCTGTTCTAGCTAGTTGGCGAAGAAAGATGTCGTTCCGCAGCATCGTCCGCGACGTCCGAGACAGCATCGGCAGCCTGTCGAGGCGCAACTTCGAGGTGACTGCTGCAGCCGCCGCCGGCGGCCTCTCCGGACGCACCGCCGCGCAACATCGCAGGGGGAGGTCTCAGAGCACGGTGCACGAGCTCCGGGACACGCGTGTCGTGGTCCAGCAGGACGAGAGCCGCTGGGCCAGCCTCCCTCCCGAGCTCCTCCGCGACGTGGTCCGGAGGCTGGAGGCCAGCGAGAGCGCCTGGCCGAACCGCAAGCACGTCGTGTCCTGCGCCGCCGTCTGCCGCGCGTGGAGGGAGATGTGCCGGGAGATCGTGCTCAGCCCGGAGGTCTGCGGGAAGCTTACCTTCCCGGTCTCTCTCAAGCAGGTAAAACTTAGTCCTTTGGCCTAATTACCTGAATGTTTTTTTTGGGTAGTATTACTAACATTTGACAGTATTGTTTGCCTTCACAGCCTGGGCCTCGAGACGGGATGATTCAGTGTTTCATAAAGCGCGATAAATCCAAGTCCACGTATCGTCTCTACTTGTGCCTGAGTACTGGTATGCTGTGTATTTCTTTTGCTTGTATGAGTAGATATTTTACTGAATTCCTACAATTGTTGACTCTGCTCTCCCTCTTATCAGCTGTGCTCATGGAGAACGGCAAGTTCCTCTTATCAGCTAAAAGGAGCCGCAGAACAACCTGCACGCAGTATATCATCTCGATGGACGCCGACAACATATCGAGATCTAGCAGCACGTACATCGGAAAGCTGAGGTAACAGAATCGAAACGCAATGCAACAAGCGATCGGGTTCATTTGACTACGTACGTACGTCGGCTATTAATTGAGACGATTCCGGCCACTCCCAGGTCAAACTTCCTGGGCACGAAGTTCGTGGTCTCAGACACGCAGCCGCCCCCATACAGATACAGCGGGGCTGCACCCCCTCCCCCTCGTGCTGCTGGGCGGCGGGCAAGCCGGCGATTCGACTCCAGGAAGGTCTCCCCGAAGGTGCCGGCCCCGGGCGGTGCCGGTGGTGGCAGCTACAGCATAGCCCAGGTGACGTACGAGCTGAACGTGCTGGGCACGAGAGGCCCCAGGCGGATGCACTGCGTCATGCGCTCCATACCGGCGTCCGCGGTGGAGCCGGGCGGCACGGTCCCCGGACAGCCCGAGCGGATCCTGCCCCGGGCGCTGCTggaggaggagcaggaggaggaggaggaggattcGTCGTTCCGCCGCACCGGCACCGGCACCGGCACCACCTCCTTCTCCAAGTCGTCAGCATCCATCATGGACCGGTCCGTGGActtcggcggcggcagcagcagcagcttccGCGACTTCAGCAGCGCCCGGTTCTCCGACATTGTCGACGGAGGCGGTGGAGATGGGGGGCAGGATAGGGAGAGGCCGCTCGTGCTCCGCAACAAGGCCCCGAGATGGCACGAGCAGCTGCAGTGCTGGTGCCTCAACTTCCGCGGCCGCGTGACCATCGCCTCGGTGAAGAACTTCCAGCTGATCGCGGCGGCGCCAAGCCTGCAGGCTCAGGCCCCCGCTGCTGGGGCTGGGGCTGGGGCTCCTCCAGCCCCGTCGTCACAGCCGGCTCCGCAGGACCAGGACAAGGTCATCCTCCAGTTCGGTAAGGTGGCCAAGGACATGTTCACCATGGACTACCGATACCCGCTCTCGGCCTTCCAGGCTTTCGCCATCTGCTTGAGTAGCTTCGACACCAAATTGGCCTGCGAGTAAAGGAGGGATAGAAGCAGTGGAACCGGagccttttttttttttttgcattttgttcGTGCATGGTTGTATTCTGCTTCCTGTCTGTTAACCTGGAACCGGGACCCTCTTTGCATTTTGTTCATGGGTTCGATGGGAATGTGACTCTTTGTTTGCGAGTTTCGCATGGGTACTTGCGTTATCTATTGTGTAAATGTACCGAGCATGTCTCTCGCATGTGAAGCTCTCGGTGGCTGTTGTCTGATGGGAGAATCAATTGCTAAGGTCTCCAACACTTTGTGCGCGGAGGCGGAGAGGAAGGGTGCACGTTCGTACGTGTAGCGGCAAGGTGGAGAAAGAAAGGGTGGATGGAATGGAATGGACCCATTATTATGAGTGTGGCTGGGTGAAGGAATGATCTATCTCTCTCTGTGGCTGTGTCTGCAGGTGCGCCCTGAATTGGCTTCAACACTAGCAGATCGGCCCTGCAGTGGCCTCATCACTAGCTAGATGCCTACCACTGGTACCATACAGGCTTGGTGCTCGATATGATGACACCGTTTCTCCTCGGCGAGGGTATCTGCTGTGGTATCGGATCACCGCCTCTGGGTTTTCAGATCTCTCGGGGTTTTTTTAAGGCCATGTCTGTTTGATCTTAAAATCATAAAGATTGAGAGGGATTGAAGAGGATTTTGACTTGTCAGGGATATAATCTCCCTCAATTCCTATGAATTAGCAACTGAGTGGGGAGTGAGGACGCGTGCGTGCGGTGCAGCCGTGCAGCTCGGCGACCATCACTTCCCCCTCCTGTAGCTCGCCACTGACTGCTGATTTGTTTGGATGTCTATGTATTCATCTTAATCTATGTATATCTTAATCTATACGTGTTAAACTGGTTTGATATAGAACTTAAATTAATTCTCATTTCATTTCAAATACATATGGATTAGGTTCAGTACTCGGTACATATACGCATAGTTAAAGTTGTTAGACAGGCAGGAGAATTTTCTGATCTTGTCTGCTTGCTTTTGCAGACGATTCCCTGCCCGCCGGAAACATGCTCGTGCATGCTGTTTGCTGTGCCTGTGGCGCGACGCGGTGGTCGCTGGTCGGTGGAATCCCACTCCACTATCACTAGCCGCCACTGGCAAGTGCGATGCGACGGAACCAAGGATTGGATTCTCCTCCGGCGTTGCGGCGAATGATGGCCGATGCTGTGATTGAACCACGGAACGTGGGGGGCATTGGCTGCTTTTTTACCAGGTGGGA from Zea mays cultivar B73 chromosome 6, Zm-B73-REFERENCE-NAM-5.0, whole genome shotgun sequence harbors:
- the LOC103630411 gene encoding tubby-like F-box protein 8, with product MSFRSIVRDVRDSIGSLSRRNFEVTAAAAAGGLSGRTAAQHRRGRSQSTVHELRDTRVVVQQDESRWASLPPELLRDVVRRLEASESAWPNRKHVVSCAAVCRAWREMCREIVLSPEVCGKLTFPVSLKQPGPRDGMIQCFIKRDKSKSTYRLYLCLSTAVLMENGKFLLSAKRSRRTTCTQYIISMDADNISRSSSTYIGKLRSNFLGTKFVVSDTQPPPYRYSGAAPPPPRAAGRRASRRFDSRKVSPKVPAPGGAGGGSYSIAQVTYELNVLGTRGPRRMHCVMRSIPASAVEPGGTVPGQPERILPRALLEEEQEEEEEDSSFRRTGTGTGTTSFSKSSASIMDRSVDFGGGSSSSFRDFSSARFSDIVDGGGGDGGQDRERPLVLRNKAPRWHEQLQCWCLNFRGRVTIASVKNFQLIAAAPSLQAQAPAAGAGAGAPPAPSSQPAPQDQDKVILQFGKVAKDMFTMDYRYPLSAFQAFAICLSSFDTKLACE
- the LOC103630413 gene encoding pentatricopeptide repeat-containing protein At3g42630, which codes for MNMTTPLQGTHPSSHRRLAPSSARQVSTRAQTLPRRAAAVPRLRAAAPDATDAAAALMVARAEAGDFAEAWSLWAQLLHSSAAPCLPAVAPRLLPAYARLGRFDEILLAVRELSARDRGAARTLYPLAVSCLGAAGELARMEDAVLEMGRLGLRVDSATGDAFVRAYAAAGTIPQMEAAYRRHRKSGLLITRGAIRAVASAYISRQKYYRLGAFAADAGLRRRDVGNLLWNLYLLSSAANFKMKSLQRAFLEMVAAGFRPDLTTFNIRAAAFSKMCMFWDLHLSADHMHRDGVAPDLVTHGCFVDAYLERRLARNLTFAFDRLDGDAKPVVATDPIVFEAFGKGGFHASSEVLLETAGGKGRWTYYKLLGVYLRKQHRRNQVFWNY
- the LOC109940575 gene encoding HIPL1 protein, which encodes MESAGEFCGSLGGAGRSPCLDGGGAAFNSTRPAALPLRSMFLERVGNGSYLNMAAHPDGSARVFLSTQAGKVFLATVPPREICHYRTVCLHTHKKKQSPICTCAKRRMLVAVKACEIAEET